From Bos indicus isolate NIAB-ARS_2022 breed Sahiwal x Tharparkar chromosome X, NIAB-ARS_B.indTharparkar_mat_pri_1.0, whole genome shotgun sequence:
AGGATCAACCATACTGTTACCAAAACTCAGGTTTGCTGCTCACCTCTTGAAAGCCAGTACTCAGGAGGCAAacttggtggaaaggaaagtttgcttttgtCCAGTCTGCAGCTGGGGGAGAAGGCAGACTCatgtccaaaggccaactccctCCTGACAATCTGTAGGCAGTAGCTTTTAAGAGGGAGTTTCAGGATGTATAGTCAGAGGGAGGGGGACATGTAGAAATAGCCCAGTCAGCTTtaacagtcatcttgaaattggtcacgTGGTGGTCTATCAATATCATCTTGATTGTtctaagtacagttaatcttcagttccagagtTGGCTTGTCCCATTTTCTTGacgccagttctcagaattgtggcagcttatgtcatggctacagtctggacATCATGTAATTAACCCTTTCACCTGGTGGGCAATTCAGTATCTACAAAACAGTTCAAAGGATATGTCTCAGGATATTGTCTATAGATTTTGAAGAGGAAtaaaagtccttgactttgtttattgACTATTATTATTCCGTCTGGCTTGACTGCTTTTCTTTACTTCTGCTTTTTCTCACTTctatgattaaatttattctttgacaaAGTTTTTCTATAGACAaaaagcaggcagaggacatggtgtgtgtgtgtgtgtgtgtggtgtggggggcgggagtgtgtgtgtggggtgttcTGTCCTGGGGGGGCCTGATAGGCTCCTGCTCTGTTTCTATATGGTGATAAATGGAAAGTAAATTTTTGATGCTGAGCATGTTACTGTGTATTAAGAAGTGGAAATTCCATGTCATACAcatgaaacttatataatgttatgaactaattttacttcaataaaaatacattagtttttttttaattcattgaaaTTTGGTTGAAATGATGAAAGGTATTTATCAGTGTTATTTTTCTGGTATATGATATTTCATAATTCATTTCCTATGgctctctaaaatatttttcagttacaaaatgttttaattttcagaataaatacaaaaaagtgacctatctttttaaaaaatttgctttttACACATAGTTTCTTGGTTTAGTGGGTCTGAATGCAGCAGAAAGCCTTAGTTTACTCAGATCATCCTAGGAAGGCTGCCCTTTTAAAGCCTTTTATGGTTGCCctcttgaagaaggcaatggcaccccactccactactcttgcctggaaaatcccatggacggaggagcctggtaggctgcagtccatggggttgcgaagagtcagacacgactgggcgtcttcactttcacttttcactttcatgcattggagaaggaaatggcaacccactccaatgttcttgcctggagaatcccagggaaagaggagcctggtgggctgccatccatggggtcgcacaaagtcggaaacgactgaagtgacttagcagcagcagcagcagcatggttgcCTTAAATAAGCATTCTCTTTTCTGTATGCATTCTTTAGAGGCTTGGTGTGTTTTTTGCAGCATTGATTAAACTTCCAGCTCCTGTTTCTAACATTTCTTCAACCCTCTGTTCTGATTGATGCCATTTTAACTTCATATGTTCTTTATTATTAAGGAATTTTAATAATGTTAAGAAGGCTAAAATCTTTACTCTCTTCTTGGAAGTTATTGCCACTGCTGAGATCTGAGCTATACAATTTTTAATGACTCTGTCCCTACTGACAGGAGCTGGCCTTTGATGAAATGGGGAGAGGGGATTACAGTTCTTGATTGGAATACTACAGTTTTGCTGACAATTATGAAATTAACAGGACTTGTGAACTTGTGTGGTCCTAAAGGCCAAACAAGGACTTTAACGTCTCAAAGATATAGGAGATTTCGAGTAACCCAGAACCTAGGGGCCTTGATCACTCACTGGACACCAGGTATGTCAATCCTCACTTCTCAGCAAATGAGCTTAGGGCTCGCTGATGACGAAATCGCTCCTTTGTTGACCCTTCAAGGTTCAGCTCCTATCACCCGCCCCTCTGATTCTTTCATAACTTGGCCACCGCCACCGTGGCAACAGTCTCTGTGAGCTCTACCTGTTGCGGGGCCCCTTCAGGCACCTTTTTAGACTTCTGTTACCTGTTCAACCGCCTTCTCTGTCACCCCACCACCTCCCTGTAGCCCCTGCTGCCAACAGCGTCCAGTTAGTGGCAGTCACTTTGGTGGCCGCCATTTTCACCACAGTCCTTTCTGCACTTGATCACAACTTGGGTCCAAGCAGGGACAAGTAGGTTCTTGCCGCCATGTCAACCACGCAGGAGCAAGACCCAGCTCATAGTAGCCAGAATGTAGTTGATGGTGGGGAGGACCGTGATCCTGGACTCACTGGCGTCCCTGTGATTCCCCTTGCCGAAGGGTCAGATGGGATCGCGGGGACTGCTGCCTTTCTGGCTTCACAGGCAGTTGCCAGAGCTCTTCTGGAGGAGGGTGCTAGGCAGCAGGCCACCCAGCCCACAATCAAGGAGAACAGGGACACCCCCTCAGCAGAGCAAGAGGAGGACCCAGAGGAgggtgaagaggaggaggaggaagaggagctggACTATGACAGCATGGAGAAAGATGAATACAAGGAGAAAGACCATGATGATGAGGTacaggaggagggcagagaaagCATAGTAGGGGCCCATGAGTTACCCATGGcagggttttgatccctgttccAGGATCTGGTCCATTCCGTTCTATGCAGTATCATTATAATAACCACGTCTTGGTTCACTCTGATTCAGGCTGCATAATGGTCAAGTGTGGCTCTCAAGAGCTTGAAGATCCGGGAGAGGGATCCATACCTTGGGAGGGCAAGGGTCTGGCAGAGGGAGCAGAGAACTAGGGTGGGAGGGGTAAGTACCTGATAGAGGGAACCGCCCCCTAAATGCCTGGGGAACTTGCCGATGGGACAGCATGCTAGAAGGTAGAGGAACCCGAGAAGCTCAAGGTCGAGGAGGGCAATTCCCTGACTGATGCAGATGTATTCTGTGCACTGGAGGGGCCTATGCAACCGAGGAGACTGAAACCCACAGGAGGCAGCCGATTCCTGAGGCCCTTGTGGCCCCTGTTGGGGCATCCGGCTAAAGGCAGGCCACACTCAGTGCTGGCCTCTAGCGGTTAAGCAGAGGGTCAAAGCTCTCAAAAATCTCCAGGCACAATTTGCACAAGTGGAATcccaattctatgaagacctttaTGGTCTCAACCAAAAGTATGCTGTCTTCTACCAACCTCTGTTTGATAAGAGAGCTGACATCATCAATAAAATTCATGAACCCACAGAAGGTGAATGTCAGTGGCAAGTACCTGTTCCAGAAGCAGCTTgggaggagatggaaagagagcCTGAACGGAAGGGGCAAACAAAGGGCATCCCTTGCTTTTGGTTGAGGGCACTTAAAGATTCTCTGTAGCATGACCCAGGGAAATGATGAACTTGTAACAGATCACCTgaaagatgtaaaaataaaattctcagggGTCCGAAAACCAATGAGCTTCACCTTAAGAATTCCTCTTTAAGTCAGACGAatactttttcaacaaagttcTGATGAACACATACCAAATGCGGTCAGACCCAGATGATTCTGATCCCTTCTTCTCCAAAGGACCAGAAATAATCAGCAGCACAGGGTGTGAGATCTACTGGATAGATGGTAAAGACCTCACCCTGAAAACCCTGAAGCTGCAGAAATGTGAGGGCCCTGGAAGTGTTGCTCTAACCACTAGGAAGGTGCCTCGTTAGTTTTTCTGCACCTACTTCTCTCCTCCTGAGGGTAGAATACTGGAGGTGATTgtaaattgggttattttttcCATGAAGTCTGGTCCCAAAGtccatattatttttcatgaaaGAAGCTAGTAATTATCAATATGAAAATTCTAATGAAGAGGTCCAAGAACTTGAAGGCAAGGagggaaagaagatgaaaatgaagAACCAGAAAAAGAACCTTGAAAGGATCCAAATCCAATAGAGTGCAGCCTGGGAGAGTCCAGGTTGAGTGTGATCCAACCATTTCTGCCATACACATGttatattcttaaattttcttgaTAAACaataaaacttgttttaaaattatttttatacatcaGTTTTAGGGTTAATAATTTTCACATTCACTAGATAGTATAGAGTGCAGAGTATTCTGAATTGTACATCTTTCATAGGTATACATTCTTTGAGCTGTAATGATAAGACTTAACACAGGTGAGAAATTTATCAGGCCTGGTAACTGAGACCATATTTGTTTAGAACACAGTTGCCAGCACTAAGTAGCAAAAGTGACCGGAACATGCATTAGAGATGGGAGTTTGTCATTTGGTGGCCACTAAGTACTTTTTCTTATATTAACAAGGACACAATGCCTTTGATAATGTGACTACCTAAAAATTGCAAAAAGATAAGAATTTCAAGTAAGATCTCATTTAATGACTTATATCTAAGTGTTTATTTAAACTTTTGTATTTCATGTGTAAggcaaaataaaattagttataCTAAGATTTTGGTTATTGAATTATTAATTTAACTTACATCCCTtctatcatttttcttccttcttttttttttctttctccttttacagATATGGACTCTGAGGGTCTGGGAGATTAAGAGATTATGGTTTATGGAAAGAGCACAGTATTTTAAGGTGGAAAGACATTTATATCCCTGTCTGGTGTTCTCCTTTCCCCCACCTcaccagccaaaaaaaaaaataatgataacaaaCATTTTTGGCATTTGACAAGTCAAAGACTAGATTGGTGTGATCAGTTGATTGAACACATGTTCAGTTGACAGACAAACACCCTGATACCCAAGGGTCTGGTTTACAAGAGGAAAATTGTGTTTTCTCTTGTTGaaacaacaaatatatacagGATTGACTATTATTAGATTTAGAAAGTCACTGTTGTGTTtaattgttcttttatttcttcctacaGTTTGAAGGCTTAGAAAGACTTGGATGAAAGAGAAACAGTGGATTGATTCATCACAGATATgagattttctgatttttagtaGTCTGTGGGAAATTTATCAAGGCTGATTTGTTCCAAAATTCTTCACCCAAAAAGTAACATCTCTGATatctaatttttctgttttctctgataTGTCTGACAGAATTAGttcaagttgaaaataaaaagctttttaaaaatgaataagcttcaaattttttttatataaataacctGATTCAAATCTATCTTTGTATCTTTCTGTTCTGGCCCACCCTACTGTCGTTGAAAGGGATCATTTTCAACCCTGTTTTAAGTTCTTTTATTGCGTCCTCTAATTGAAGTGGGCTTTCTAGATGataatagtggtaaagaacctgcctaccaatgcaggagacataagagacatgggttctatttcTGAATCAGtaacatccctggagaaggaaacggcaacccactcctgtattcttgcctggaaaattccaaagaggagcctggcggggtacagtccatggggaagcaaacagtcgggcatgactgagctcacacacacacgcatacacatacacacacacacacacactcacacacacacacacacacacagccaattGAAACATCAAGTTAAAAACACCTTATGTAAACAGGGATAGAGGTCCAGGCCCTACTGCATTTTATTGAAAGAACCTGATGAATGACTTAGCTTATCTTAAGACCAGATAGTACTGGGCTGTTAGTGGGCTGACATAATATAGTAGCATCAGCATCatttgggaacttgttagaattACAAATTCTCTGGCCCCATTCCAGACATAGTGAATTGGAAATCTGAAGGTAGTCCAGCAACCAGAGTTTTACAAGCCCTTTAGGTGATTCTGAGGCACACTAAAGTTTGAAAAACACGGATTTAGGCTTTATCTATGTTATGACCAGTCTTACTTCACTGACTTGAGACTGTTTCAAGTAAATTGAATAGGACGATAAAGGATGAACTGGGAAAGAGACTAGAATTCTCAGGGATGCAGACACAAGGAAAGATCAGATTCAAAGTAGTAGCAGTGGAGAAAATGGATAAGGGAAAATTCCAGTCTCAGAAGTATACAAACATTAAGATGCCTTGTATACAAGGTCTAGAGACATTCTAAACA
This genomic window contains:
- the LOC139181341 gene encoding major centromere autoantigen B-like: MSTTQEQDPAHSSQNVVDGGEDRDPGLTGVPVIPLAEGSDGIAGTAAFLASQAVARALLEEGARQQATQPTIKENRDTPSAEQEEDPEEGEEEEEEEELDYDSMEKDEYKEKDHDDEFEGLERLG